AAAAAAAATCATAGACCAAACGAAAGGCTTCGACGCCGGGTTGAACGTGCGACGAATACATCATGCTGGCCATCCACAACTGCCAACGAGGCCGACTCACGGGTCCGCTCGCTACAAATCTCCAAGATGGGCTGCGCCACCTTTGTAAGTGGGGTGGAGTTCACATACGCGTGCACGAGCCGCAGCGTGCGCGGCTCCAGGGCGAAGAGTCTTCCATCGCAACGTGCATAGCCCAGCCTCACAAGCGTCAACAAGAGACGTCGCGTTGACGCCGCCGAATGGCCCGTGATCTCTGCTGCTTGGCTCAGAGTCATCGGAGAACAGCTGATACCAAATGCTTCTATCAGCAAC
This DNA window, taken from Dyadobacter subterraneus, encodes the following:
- a CDS encoding helix-turn-helix domain-containing protein, which codes for MGLEKGLLLIEAFGISCSPMTLSQAAEITGHSAASTRRLLLTLVRLGYARCDGRLFALEPRTLRLVHAYVNSTPLTKVAQPILEICSERTRESASLAVVDGQHDVFVARSTRRRSLSFGL